The proteins below are encoded in one region of Paeniglutamicibacter cryotolerans:
- a CDS encoding ABC transporter substrate-binding protein produces the protein MTNTTLGKMRSAALASAALIALLATSACGGQTLKEANNGAAAPAQAFTAVPAPEEDLAKPVIDGIKPNAELTAMLPEGIRSTGLKMTTSEGYPPMELFAQDGKTLIGVDPSVGRAIANKLGVPISVNTEDFNAQIPGITTGRYDILLSSMTDNEERRKTVTFVDYVGAGNGWVVKAGNPAGMGVPDSACGKTVAVVDNGSSFDLVKGFDKECKAAKKEGVEILAFAGDQDAILQVRNGRADAGINDFPVAAYRAQSSEGELEAVSIEGEKSPWGIAMNPDKKELISAVQKALQELIDDGTYTKVLGAWNVQDMGIEVATINDGK, from the coding sequence ATGACGAACACCACCCTCGGCAAGATGCGCTCCGCGGCACTGGCCTCCGCCGCACTGATCGCATTGCTGGCCACCTCGGCCTGCGGCGGTCAGACCCTGAAGGAAGCGAACAACGGTGCAGCCGCCCCCGCCCAGGCATTCACCGCGGTTCCGGCGCCGGAGGAGGACCTGGCGAAGCCGGTCATCGACGGCATCAAGCCCAATGCGGAGCTCACCGCGATGCTGCCGGAAGGCATCAGGTCCACCGGGCTGAAGATGACCACTTCCGAGGGCTACCCGCCGATGGAGCTCTTTGCCCAGGACGGGAAGACGCTGATCGGCGTCGACCCGTCGGTCGGCCGCGCCATCGCCAACAAGCTCGGCGTACCGATCTCCGTCAACACGGAGGACTTCAACGCGCAGATCCCCGGCATCACCACCGGACGCTATGACATCCTGCTCTCCTCCATGACCGACAATGAGGAGCGCCGCAAGACGGTCACCTTCGTGGACTACGTCGGTGCCGGCAACGGCTGGGTCGTCAAGGCCGGAAACCCGGCGGGGATGGGTGTGCCGGATTCGGCCTGCGGAAAGACCGTCGCCGTGGTCGATAACGGATCGTCATTTGACCTGGTCAAGGGCTTCGACAAGGAATGCAAGGCAGCCAAGAAGGAAGGCGTCGAGATCCTGGCGTTCGCCGGTGACCAGGATGCGATCCTGCAGGTGCGCAACGGCCGCGCCGATGCCGGCATCAATGACTTCCCCGTCGCCGCCTACCGCGCCCAGTCCTCCGAGGGCGAGCTGGAAGCAGTCTCCATCGAAGGCGAAAAGAGCCCCTGGGGCATTGCGATGAACCCGGACAAGAAGGAACTCATCTCGGCGGTGCAGAAGGCGCTGCAGGAGCTGATCGATGACGGTACATACACCAAGGTCCTCGGCGCCTGGAACGTCCAGGACATGGGCATCGAAGTCGCCACGATCAACGACGGCAAGTAG
- a CDS encoding amino acid ABC transporter permease, with amino-acid sequence MRQSPRTRNIKPRELSGPDGRPVPVVPLRHRERWIIGALAVAAFLWLAVTMATNPNIRWNKVAEYLFFPKIIDGIWVTLMISVLATVLGLGLGVILANMKLSANPVLNWLATLYIWFFRGTPVLVQLIFWYNLAFLFPALVIKIPFTDIGYVWNTNDVMTGFNAALLGLGLNLAAYFAETVRAGIQAVDQGQSEAAYALGMTPGKRMLKIVLPQALRIIIPPTGNEFISMLKTTSLVYVVAGNDLMTNASQIYKQNNLIMELLIVASIWYMAMTAVATYFQAKLEKRFGAEAVQLVRKPGLLQRAMGAKTAASLIPGGTADTGASTNVSQAGKVLS; translated from the coding sequence ATGCGGCAGTCACCTCGAACCAGGAATATCAAGCCAAGGGAACTGAGCGGTCCCGACGGCCGGCCCGTACCCGTCGTCCCGCTCAGGCACCGGGAACGGTGGATCATCGGCGCACTGGCCGTCGCCGCCTTCCTGTGGTTGGCCGTGACCATGGCCACCAACCCCAACATCCGCTGGAACAAGGTAGCCGAGTACCTGTTCTTCCCCAAGATCATCGACGGCATCTGGGTGACCTTGATGATCTCGGTGCTGGCGACGGTGCTCGGACTCGGGCTCGGCGTGATCCTGGCCAACATGAAGCTCTCTGCCAACCCGGTGCTGAACTGGTTGGCGACGTTGTACATATGGTTCTTCCGCGGTACCCCCGTGCTGGTCCAGCTGATCTTCTGGTACAACTTGGCGTTCCTTTTCCCCGCCCTGGTCATCAAGATTCCCTTCACCGACATCGGCTACGTGTGGAACACCAACGACGTCATGACCGGGTTCAACGCGGCACTGCTGGGCCTCGGATTGAACCTGGCGGCCTACTTCGCCGAGACGGTCCGCGCCGGAATACAGGCAGTTGACCAGGGGCAGTCCGAGGCCGCATACGCGCTGGGCATGACACCGGGCAAGCGGATGCTCAAGATCGTGCTGCCGCAGGCACTGCGCATCATCATTCCACCCACCGGCAACGAATTCATCTCGATGCTCAAGACCACGTCACTGGTGTACGTGGTTGCCGGCAACGACCTGATGACCAATGCCAGCCAGATCTACAAGCAGAACAACCTGATCATGGAGCTGCTGATCGTGGCATCGATCTGGTACATGGCGATGACCGCCGTTGCCACCTATTTCCAGGCCAAGCTGGAAAAGCGGTTTGGGGCGGAAGCGGTGCAACTGGTCCGGAAACCCGGATTACTGCAACGGGCGATGGGTGCCAAGACGGCAGCTTCCCTCATCCCCGGCGGGACCGCCGATACAGGGGCCTCCACCAATGTTTCCCAGGCCGGAAAGGTCCTTTCATGA
- a CDS encoding amino acid ABC transporter ATP-binding protein, translated as MIPENSELHVQSRGVTKAFGAHQVLNGVDFTVAPGEVSCIIGPSGSGKSTFLRCLNALETYDDGSLLVNGSHVGYEFRNGRYYEWNTKQFAGFRSRIGMVFQRFNLFGHLSAEENVACALVEVRGMQKEQARARALQELAKVGLAEHSHKRPHQLSGGQQQRVAIARALAMDPEIMLFDEPTSALDPELVDEVLEAMKVLALAGMTMVVVTHEMGFAREVADTVHFFDAGRIVESGAPGHVLGNPQMDRTKAFLAKVL; from the coding sequence ATGATCCCCGAGAACAGTGAACTCCACGTCCAGTCCCGAGGCGTCACCAAGGCCTTCGGCGCGCACCAGGTGCTCAATGGGGTCGACTTCACTGTTGCCCCCGGCGAGGTCAGCTGCATCATCGGCCCGTCCGGTTCGGGGAAATCCACGTTCCTGCGCTGCCTCAACGCGTTGGAAACCTACGATGACGGATCACTGCTGGTCAACGGCAGCCACGTCGGGTACGAGTTCCGGAATGGGCGCTACTACGAATGGAACACCAAGCAGTTCGCCGGTTTCCGCTCACGTATCGGCATGGTGTTCCAGCGCTTCAACCTCTTCGGGCACCTCAGCGCCGAGGAGAACGTGGCCTGTGCCCTGGTGGAGGTCCGCGGCATGCAGAAGGAGCAGGCGCGGGCCCGGGCGTTGCAGGAACTGGCGAAAGTGGGACTGGCCGAGCACTCGCATAAGCGCCCGCACCAGCTCTCGGGCGGCCAGCAGCAGCGGGTGGCCATTGCGCGGGCCTTGGCGATGGACCCGGAGATCATGCTCTTTGACGAGCCGACGTCGGCTCTGGACCCGGAGCTCGTCGACGAGGTCCTGGAAGCGATGAAGGTGCTCGCGTTGGCGGGCATGACGATGGTGGTGGTGACGCATGAGATGGGCTTCGCCCGCGAGGTGGCCGACACAGTGCACTTCTTCGATGCCGGAAGGATCGTCGAGTCCGGAGCGCCGGGCCACGTGCTGGGCAATCCGCAGATGGATCGGACGAAGGCCTTCCTGGCGAAGGTGCTCTAA
- a CDS encoding TetR/AcrR family transcriptional regulator, translated as MALTREQLVDAAVGILSEFGLADLSMRRLARELDVQVGALYWHVKSKQDLLVDVAARLLGSIHPPVRGTDTEPRAAVAGMLTELRTVLLPVPDSAEVVQLAQTMQPAAIQPLTWLRDLLEDAGISAERSGWARHLLLNHLFGSVTVHQDRGSLQAVGSEAPGAPALDADAFAWGVEVVLDGLLGVRPGRASAERPRIGPPV; from the coding sequence ATGGCACTCACCCGGGAACAGCTCGTCGATGCCGCCGTCGGCATTCTTTCCGAGTTCGGTTTGGCCGACCTGTCGATGCGCCGCCTGGCCAGGGAGCTCGACGTACAGGTCGGCGCGCTGTATTGGCACGTGAAGTCAAAGCAGGACCTGCTCGTCGATGTGGCGGCGCGCCTGCTGGGCAGCATCCATCCCCCGGTCCGTGGAACGGACACCGAACCCAGGGCCGCCGTCGCAGGGATGCTCACCGAACTGCGCACCGTGTTGTTGCCGGTGCCGGACAGCGCCGAGGTGGTGCAGCTGGCCCAGACCATGCAGCCGGCGGCGATCCAACCTCTGACCTGGCTACGCGATCTGCTCGAGGATGCCGGCATCTCAGCGGAGCGCTCCGGCTGGGCCAGGCACCTGCTGCTAAACCACCTCTTCGGCTCGGTCACGGTGCATCAGGACCGCGGCTCGCTCCAGGCCGTCGGGTCGGAGGCCCCGGGGGCACCGGCACTTGATGCCGACGCCTTCGCCTGGGGCGTCGAAGTGGTGCTGGATGGACTGCTGGGCGTTCGGCCGGGCCGGGCCTCGGCCGAACGCCCGCGCATCGGGCCTCCGGTTTAG